From a region of the Actinomadura luzonensis genome:
- a CDS encoding ABC1 kinase family protein, whose product MSDLPRRAVTRSAKLATLPLGFAGRTALGLGKRLGGKSAEIVAQEVQQRTADQVFKVLGELKGGAMKVGQALSIFEAALPPEIAGPYRATLTKLQDAAPPLPAATVHRVLTEQLGDDWRDNFRSFDDRPTAAASIGQVHKAVWHDGREVAVKIQYPGAGKALLGDFSQLARLGKLFGVLLPGLDMKSVLSELRERIAEELDYLREAHAQHAFAGEFAGDPDFLVPDVIAANEMVLVTEWMDGVPLSRIITGGTKEERDRAGLLFVRFLFSSPARVGLLHADPHPGNFRMLPDGRLGVLDFGAVNRLPDGYPRVFGQLMRIFNQGDMDNVVTGLRQEGFIRDGIEIDPDALRAFLAPYVEPTAVEEFTFSREWLQTQAASVADLRPGNVVRQLNLPPSYVLIHRVHAAGVGVLCQLNTTARFRDEAIRWVPGFSDDPDDQALAII is encoded by the coding sequence GTGAGCGATCTTCCACGCCGTGCTGTCACGCGCTCCGCCAAGCTGGCCACGCTTCCCCTCGGGTTCGCCGGTCGCACCGCCCTCGGCCTGGGCAAGCGGCTGGGCGGCAAGTCCGCCGAGATCGTGGCGCAGGAAGTCCAGCAACGTACCGCCGACCAGGTCTTCAAGGTGCTCGGCGAGCTCAAGGGCGGCGCGATGAAGGTCGGGCAGGCTCTGTCGATCTTCGAGGCGGCGTTGCCGCCCGAGATCGCCGGCCCCTACCGCGCCACGCTCACCAAGCTCCAGGACGCCGCTCCCCCGCTGCCGGCCGCCACCGTGCACCGGGTGCTGACCGAGCAGCTGGGCGACGACTGGCGCGACAACTTCCGCTCCTTCGACGACCGGCCCACCGCCGCCGCCTCCATCGGCCAGGTGCACAAGGCCGTCTGGCACGACGGCCGCGAGGTGGCCGTCAAGATCCAGTATCCGGGGGCGGGCAAGGCGCTGCTCGGCGACTTCAGCCAGCTCGCGCGGCTCGGCAAGCTCTTCGGGGTGCTGCTGCCCGGCCTCGACATGAAGTCGGTGCTGTCGGAGCTGCGCGAGCGGATCGCCGAAGAGCTCGACTACCTCCGCGAGGCCCACGCGCAGCACGCCTTCGCCGGCGAGTTCGCCGGCGACCCCGACTTCCTCGTCCCCGACGTGATCGCGGCCAACGAGATGGTCCTGGTCACCGAGTGGATGGACGGCGTGCCGCTGTCGCGCATCATCACCGGCGGCACCAAGGAGGAACGCGACCGGGCGGGGCTGCTCTTCGTGCGCTTCCTGTTCTCCTCGCCGGCGCGGGTGGGCCTGCTGCACGCCGACCCGCACCCGGGCAACTTCCGCATGCTGCCCGACGGCCGGCTCGGCGTGCTCGACTTCGGCGCGGTCAACCGGCTGCCCGACGGCTACCCGCGGGTGTTCGGGCAGCTCATGCGCATCTTCAACCAGGGCGACATGGACAACGTCGTGACGGGGCTGCGACAGGAGGGCTTCATCCGCGACGGCATCGAGATCGACCCCGACGCGTTGCGGGCCTTCCTCGCACCGTACGTGGAGCCGACGGCGGTGGAGGAGTTCACCTTCAGCCGGGAGTGGCTCCAGACGCAGGCCGCCAGCGTCGCCGACCTCCGCCCCGGCAACGTGGTGCGCCAGCTCAACCTGCCGCCGTCGTACGTCCTCATCCACCGGGTGCACGCGGCGGGCGTCGGCGTGCTCTGCCAGCTCAACACCACGGCCCGATTCCGGGACGAAGCGATCCGCTGGGTCCCCGGCTTCTCCGACGACCCCGACGACCAAGCCCTCGCCATCATCTGA
- a CDS encoding alpha/beta hydrolase, which yields MRIAVHVGALALAAVVLTPVSASAVSAGAAALEPTPSPTVATPATSDDVYGLSTETIAYGPHRRQQMDVWWTPDGQQRPGVFLIHGGWWSSGDKRYMKEITRSYAELGYTVFNLNYRLSGDAAWPAQRTDALSAIATARKFADRWSFDPGNYVVVGFSAGGHIAAAVGTYGDGVNGLKGVVGLSPIISPLQAYADGDPRKTTDRSKRRLRQAAIKLAGGCAPTGKCSRVWASMEVAWHASKHDVPMLAIHSQDEFVPPAQSILLRDMLAKVGVPVTVLTQPGINHSAPLYREPGVAERVQAWIAERIG from the coding sequence GTGCGGATAGCGGTTCACGTGGGTGCCCTGGCGCTCGCCGCCGTCGTGCTCACACCCGTCAGCGCGAGCGCGGTCAGCGCGGGCGCGGCGGCGCTGGAGCCGACGCCCTCACCCACCGTCGCCACCCCGGCGACCTCGGACGACGTGTACGGCCTCAGCACGGAGACCATCGCCTACGGCCCGCACCGGCGCCAGCAGATGGACGTCTGGTGGACCCCCGACGGCCAGCAGCGCCCCGGCGTGTTCCTCATCCACGGCGGCTGGTGGTCCAGCGGTGACAAGCGGTACATGAAGGAGATCACCCGCAGCTACGCCGAGCTCGGCTACACGGTCTTCAACCTCAACTACCGCCTGTCCGGCGACGCGGCCTGGCCCGCGCAGCGCACGGACGCGCTCTCGGCGATCGCGACGGCCCGCAAGTTCGCCGACCGGTGGTCGTTCGACCCAGGCAACTACGTGGTGGTCGGCTTCTCGGCGGGCGGGCACATCGCGGCGGCCGTCGGCACGTACGGCGACGGCGTCAACGGCCTGAAGGGCGTGGTCGGCCTGTCGCCGATCATCTCCCCGCTGCAGGCGTACGCGGACGGCGACCCCCGCAAGACCACCGACCGCAGCAAGCGCAGGCTGCGCCAGGCCGCGATCAAGCTGGCCGGCGGCTGCGCGCCCACGGGCAAGTGCTCGCGCGTGTGGGCCAGCATGGAGGTGGCCTGGCACGCCAGCAAGCACGACGTGCCGATGCTGGCCATCCACTCGCAGGACGAGTTCGTGCCGCCGGCGCAGAGCATCCTGCTGCGGGACATGCTGGCCAAGGTCGGCGTGCCGGTGACCGTGCTGACCCAGCCGGGGATCAACCACAGCGCGCCGCTCTACCGGGAGCCGGGCGTGGCCGAGCGGGTGCAGGCCTGGATCGCCGAGCGCATCGGCTGA
- a CDS encoding WhiB family transcriptional regulator: MGAKTIMDLIDEAKIPCRTDPDLWFAESPEDVEFAKALCGGCPIQKACLDRALEREEPWGVWGGELILRGTVVPRKRPRGRPRKHPVAA, encoded by the coding sequence ATGGGGGCGAAGACGATCATGGACCTGATCGACGAAGCCAAGATCCCCTGTCGTACCGACCCTGACCTGTGGTTCGCCGAGTCGCCCGAGGACGTCGAGTTCGCCAAGGCGCTCTGCGGCGGCTGCCCGATCCAGAAGGCCTGCCTCGACCGCGCGCTCGAGCGCGAGGAGCCGTGGGGCGTCTGGGGCGGCGAGCTGATCCTCAGGGGGACCGTCGTTCCCCGCAAGCGTCCGCGCGGGCGTCCCCGCAAGCACCCGGTCGCTGCCTGA
- the tesB gene encoding acyl-CoA thioesterase II — MNEALKELLDLLDLEQIELDIFRGRSPEERIQRVFGGQVAAQALVAAGRTVTKDRFVHSLHAYFIRPGDPSIPIVYNVERVRDGRSFSTRRVQAVQHGKAIFTMSVSFHIAEEGVAHQASVMPVVPAPETLPTFQDRMFDLVGDHPEFRDFVSRPRPVDARYASPLTWEAYHDPSLRSAETNVWFRYDAELPDDPLLHVVLAAYASDFTLVDTILLAHGMAWGVSNVMGASLDHAMWFHGPFRADEWLLYAQESPWSAGARGLARGEMFTASGDLVVSVVQEAMIRPIK; from the coding sequence GTGAACGAGGCGCTCAAGGAGCTGCTCGACCTGCTCGACCTGGAGCAGATCGAGCTCGACATCTTCCGGGGGAGGAGCCCCGAGGAGCGCATCCAACGCGTCTTCGGCGGACAGGTGGCGGCGCAGGCGCTCGTCGCGGCCGGCCGCACCGTCACCAAGGACCGCTTCGTCCACTCGCTGCACGCCTACTTCATCCGGCCCGGCGACCCGTCGATCCCGATCGTCTACAACGTGGAGCGGGTGCGCGACGGACGCTCGTTCAGCACCCGGCGGGTCCAGGCCGTCCAGCACGGCAAGGCGATCTTCACGATGTCGGTGTCGTTCCACATCGCCGAGGAGGGCGTGGCGCACCAGGCGTCGGTGATGCCGGTCGTGCCGGCGCCCGAGACGCTGCCCACGTTCCAGGACCGCATGTTCGACCTGGTCGGCGACCACCCCGAGTTCCGCGACTTCGTCTCGCGGCCCCGGCCCGTCGACGCCCGCTACGCCTCGCCGCTGACGTGGGAGGCCTACCACGACCCGTCGCTGCGCAGCGCCGAGACCAACGTCTGGTTCCGCTACGACGCCGAGCTGCCCGACGACCCGCTGCTGCACGTCGTGCTGGCCGCCTACGCCTCCGACTTCACGCTGGTGGACACCATCCTGCTGGCGCACGGCATGGCGTGGGGCGTGTCCAACGTCATGGGCGCCTCGCTCGACCACGCCATGTGGTTCCACGGCCCCTTCAGGGCCGACGAGTGGTTGCTCTATGCTCAGGAGTCGCCTTGGTCGGCGGGCGCCCGGGGGCTGGCGCGCGGTGAGATGTTCACCGCGTCCGGTGACCTCGTGGTGTCGGTGGTCCAGGAGGCCATGATCCGGCCGATCAAGTAG
- a CDS encoding enoyl-CoA hydratase/isomerase family protein yields MTELLVDRDDDGVVLLTLNVPDRRNAMTDALTDRWRETMTALAEDRDARCVVVTGAGTAFSAGGDLSWLGERGAEAVPELRERMLAFYRTWLLVHRLEIPTIAAVNGPAVGAGLCVALACDLVYAADDAKLLAPFTSLGLHPGMAATYLLPSRAGVGLAREMLLTGRALTGTEAADKGLVNGSFPKNDLLPQVSAIARKVAQNAPIATRLTKLALNQDHQDLEAALRWESLAQPVTMATSDLLEGLAAHRERRVPKFTGS; encoded by the coding sequence ATGACCGAGCTCTTGGTTGATCGCGACGACGACGGCGTGGTGCTCCTCACCCTCAACGTCCCCGACCGCCGCAACGCCATGACCGACGCACTCACCGACCGCTGGCGCGAGACGATGACCGCCCTCGCCGAGGACCGAGACGCCCGCTGCGTCGTCGTGACCGGCGCGGGCACCGCCTTCTCCGCCGGCGGCGACCTGTCCTGGCTGGGCGAGCGCGGCGCGGAGGCCGTCCCCGAGCTGCGCGAGCGCATGCTCGCCTTCTACCGCACCTGGCTGCTGGTCCACCGGCTGGAGATCCCCACGATCGCCGCCGTCAACGGTCCGGCGGTCGGCGCGGGCCTGTGCGTGGCGCTGGCCTGCGACCTGGTGTACGCCGCCGACGACGCCAAGCTGCTGGCCCCGTTCACCTCGCTGGGCTTGCACCCGGGGATGGCCGCCACCTACCTCCTCCCGTCGAGGGCGGGCGTCGGCCTGGCCCGCGAGATGTTGCTGACCGGCCGCGCACTGACGGGTACGGAAGCAGCGGATAAAGGTTTGGTAAATGGATCTTTCCCGAAGAATGACCTGCTCCCGCAAGTGAGCGCCATCGCCAGGAAGGTCGCGCAGAACGCGCCCATTGCCACGAGGCTCACCAAACTGGCGCTCAACCAAGACCATCAAGACCTGGAAGCCGCGCTGAGGTGGGAATCCTTGGCCCAGCCGGTGACCATGGCGACGTCGGACCTGCTCGAGGGCCTGGCCGCGCATCGGGAAAGGCGCGTGCCCAAATTCACCGGCTCTTAA
- a CDS encoding endonuclease/exonuclease/phosphatase family protein gives MAVTPFAAWAAVRVAGLERGSLPTQIMTATPYAAAGSLVPLLMAALGRRRAATAVALLATTALGFAVLPRALGTAEAAAGRPFRVMTINMLFGRADAETIVRLVREFDPDVLSTQELTPGAVSDLDAAGLKELMPHRVLQAEWSAAGSGLFSKHELRELPDMVPDVGHRMPAAAVSLPGGDPVEFVDVHPYPPLGPNVVNWNEALDTLPSASPDRVRVLAGDFNASLDHAALRGVLSRGYKDAADQVGAGLIPTWPANKKVPPIITIDHVLVDRRVAVRAVDVRTVPGTDHRAVLAELTLP, from the coding sequence ATGGCAGTGACCCCTTTCGCGGCTTGGGCCGCCGTCCGGGTGGCGGGGCTGGAGCGCGGGTCGCTGCCGACGCAGATCATGACGGCGACCCCGTACGCGGCGGCGGGCTCGCTGGTCCCGCTGCTGATGGCGGCGCTCGGCCGGCGGCGCGCGGCCACCGCCGTGGCGCTGCTGGCCACCACCGCGCTGGGCTTCGCCGTGCTGCCGAGGGCGCTCGGCACGGCCGAGGCCGCCGCCGGGCGGCCGTTCCGGGTCATGACGATCAACATGTTGTTCGGCCGGGCCGACGCCGAGACGATCGTGCGGCTGGTGCGGGAGTTCGACCCGGACGTGCTGAGCACGCAGGAGCTGACCCCGGGGGCGGTGTCCGACCTCGACGCGGCCGGGTTGAAGGAGCTGATGCCGCACCGGGTGCTGCAGGCCGAGTGGAGCGCCGCGGGCAGCGGCCTGTTCTCCAAGCACGAGCTGCGCGAGCTGCCCGACATGGTGCCGGACGTCGGGCACCGCATGCCGGCCGCGGCCGTGTCGCTGCCCGGCGGCGATCCCGTCGAGTTCGTGGACGTGCACCCGTACCCGCCGCTCGGCCCCAACGTGGTCAATTGGAACGAGGCACTGGACACGCTGCCGTCCGCGTCACCCGACCGGGTGCGCGTCCTGGCCGGCGACTTCAACGCCTCGCTCGACCACGCGGCGCTGCGCGGCGTGCTGTCGCGGGGCTACAAGGACGCGGCCGACCAGGTGGGCGCCGGGCTGATCCCCACGTGGCCGGCGAACAAGAAGGTGCCGCCGATCATCACCATCGACCACGTGCTGGTCGACCGGCGGGTGGCGGTGCGGGCGGTGGACGTGCGCACCGTGCCGGGCACCGACCACCGGGCCGTGCTGGCCGAGCTCACCCTGCCTTGA
- the nudC gene encoding NAD(+) diphosphatase has translation MEITAEEQLIGPLLLARGTIDRSAALRADEGWLERAWSDPATRVLVVDDGHTLVRRVGDEVRAVLFAPADAPEGQRYLLGVEGGVAYFAVAAPLPGVPKHEVNGRVTFAMKLGDTPEGVPVAAGLRQVGGLLGDRDAGLLVYAVALEAWHSTHEYCPRCGSHTDVQAGGHVRVCPRDGSQHFPRVDPAVIMLIRDEADRCLLARGPQWPKGRLSILAGFVEPGESLEHAVVREVAEEVGVTVVNPRYLGSQPWPFPRSLMLGFFAEAVTTELRPDAEEIAEAHWYSREELTAALDSGELRLPPAVSIARRLIETWYGGQLAYE, from the coding sequence GTGGAGATCACTGCGGAAGAACAACTCATCGGACCCCTGCTGCTCGCGCGTGGCACCATCGACCGCTCCGCGGCGCTGCGTGCCGACGAGGGGTGGCTGGAGCGGGCCTGGTCCGATCCGGCGACCCGGGTGCTCGTCGTCGACGACGGTCACACGCTGGTGCGCAGGGTGGGCGACGAGGTGCGGGCGGTGCTGTTCGCCCCGGCCGACGCGCCGGAGGGGCAGCGCTACCTGCTGGGGGTCGAGGGCGGCGTCGCCTACTTCGCGGTCGCCGCGCCGCTGCCCGGCGTGCCCAAGCACGAGGTCAACGGGCGCGTCACGTTCGCGATGAAGCTCGGCGACACCCCTGAGGGCGTGCCGGTCGCGGCCGGCCTGCGCCAGGTGGGCGGGCTGCTCGGCGACCGCGACGCGGGCCTGCTGGTCTACGCCGTCGCGCTGGAGGCCTGGCACTCCACCCACGAGTACTGCCCGCGCTGCGGCAGCCACACCGACGTCCAGGCCGGCGGGCACGTCCGGGTCTGCCCGCGCGACGGCAGCCAGCACTTCCCGCGCGTCGACCCGGCAGTGATCATGCTGATCCGCGACGAGGCCGACCGCTGCCTGCTGGCCCGCGGCCCGCAGTGGCCGAAGGGGCGGCTGTCCATCCTCGCCGGGTTCGTCGAGCCCGGCGAGTCGCTGGAGCACGCCGTGGTCCGCGAGGTCGCCGAGGAGGTCGGCGTCACCGTCGTCAACCCGCGCTACCTCGGCAGCCAGCCGTGGCCGTTCCCGCGCAGCCTCATGCTCGGCTTCTTCGCCGAGGCCGTCACCACCGAGCTGCGGCCCGACGCCGAAGAGATCGCCGAGGCGCACTGGTACTCCCGCGAGGAGCTGACCGCGGCGCTCGACTCGGGCGAGCTGCGCCTGCCGCCGGCGGTGTCGATCGCCCGCCGCCTCATCGAGACGTGGTACGGCGGGCAGCTCGCCTACGAGTGA
- a CDS encoding M48 metallopeptidase family protein: MPPETVEVRRSSRRRRTVSAYRDGDKTIVLLPAWLSGEDADEWVSRMLDRLAAKERRRRPTDEVLLERARELSAKYLDGRPEPVSVRWVDNQQHRWGSCTPENGTIRISTRLKGLPEWVINYVIIHELVHLLVPSHGAKFWALVEQYPKAERARGFLEGFSAAAHTAPEEC; the protein is encoded by the coding sequence GTGCCCCCCGAGACAGTCGAGGTTCGTCGCAGTTCTCGTCGCCGGCGTACGGTCTCCGCATACCGCGACGGCGACAAGACGATCGTGCTCCTGCCCGCCTGGCTGAGCGGCGAAGACGCGGATGAATGGGTGAGCCGCATGCTCGATCGGCTGGCCGCCAAGGAACGCCGCCGAAGGCCGACCGACGAGGTGCTGCTGGAGAGGGCCAGGGAGCTGTCGGCGAAATACCTCGACGGCAGACCCGAGCCCGTGAGTGTCCGCTGGGTCGACAACCAGCAGCACCGCTGGGGCTCCTGCACCCCGGAGAACGGCACGATCCGCATCTCGACCCGGCTCAAGGGCCTGCCCGAATGGGTCATCAACTACGTGATCATCCATGAGCTCGTGCACCTGCTGGTGCCGAGCCACGGCGCCAAGTTCTGGGCCTTGGTAGAACAGTATCCCAAGGCGGAGCGGGCCCGTGGGTTCCTTGAAGGATTCTCCGCCGCGGCCCACACGGCACCGGAGGAGTGTTGA
- a CDS encoding ATP-dependent DNA helicase UvrD2 — protein sequence MDDVLIGLDPEQRAVAEAVRGPVCVLAGAGTGKTRAITHRIAHAVRSGVVDAQSVLAVTFTTRAAGELRQRLRALGAPGVQARTFHAAALRQLTYFWPRVIGGEAPSVIESKLPVLAEACRQVRRTPDRSELRDIAAEIEWAKVTQIGPDDYAAAAAKHHRTPPVAPEEIARLYEAYEQLRRERHLVDFETILELTAAVMTEHQEVAAQIRQQYRYFVVDEYQDVNPLQKLLLDTWLGGRDDICVVGDPNQTIYSFTGASPRYLTNFAVEHPQAAVIKLVRDYRSTPQVVDLANLVIARGKSPHRLELVAQRPDGPRPVFADYDDEPAEAAGVARAIRKLLDKGVPAREIAVLFRVNSQSEAYEEALAKAEIPYLLRGAERFFERPEVRQAVVLLRGAARSAAGEPLASEVHHVLAGVGLTPSPPGGGKARERWESLKALADLAEDMAAEGADLPAYVAELERRASEQHAPPVEGVTLASLHAAKGLEWDAVFLVGVTDGMLPIIYAETPEQIEEERRLLYVGITRAREHLTISWALARAPGGRKSRRPSRFLDGLTGRAAPPRAAAAAPARERRTVAAPVSCRVCAKTLTAVAEQKLGRCATCHADYDEELLERLKVWRTATAKEGKIPPYVVFTDVTLQAIAERAPTSEQELLSIAGVGRVKLDRYGEAVLALCRGA from the coding sequence GTGGACGACGTTCTGATCGGCCTCGATCCCGAGCAGCGCGCGGTCGCCGAGGCCGTGCGCGGCCCCGTGTGCGTGCTGGCCGGGGCCGGGACGGGCAAGACCAGGGCGATCACCCACAGGATCGCGCACGCGGTGCGCAGCGGTGTCGTCGACGCCCAGAGCGTGCTGGCTGTGACGTTCACCACTCGGGCGGCGGGCGAGCTGCGCCAGCGGCTGCGCGCGCTCGGCGCGCCCGGGGTGCAGGCCCGCACGTTCCATGCGGCGGCGCTGCGCCAGCTCACCTACTTCTGGCCGCGGGTGATCGGCGGCGAGGCGCCGTCGGTCATCGAGTCGAAGCTGCCGGTGCTGGCCGAGGCGTGCCGGCAGGTCCGGCGCACCCCCGACCGGTCCGAGCTGCGCGACATCGCCGCCGAGATCGAGTGGGCCAAGGTCACCCAGATCGGTCCCGACGACTACGCCGCCGCCGCGGCCAAGCACCACCGCACCCCGCCCGTCGCGCCCGAGGAGATCGCCCGCCTGTACGAGGCGTACGAGCAGCTCCGCCGCGAGCGCCACCTGGTCGACTTCGAGACCATCCTCGAGCTGACCGCGGCCGTGATGACCGAGCACCAGGAGGTCGCGGCGCAGATCCGCCAGCAGTACCGCTACTTCGTCGTGGACGAGTACCAGGACGTCAACCCGCTGCAGAAGCTCCTGCTCGACACCTGGCTCGGCGGCCGCGACGACATCTGCGTGGTCGGCGACCCCAACCAGACCATCTACTCCTTCACCGGCGCCAGCCCCCGCTACCTCACCAACTTCGCCGTCGAGCACCCGCAGGCCGCCGTCATCAAGCTGGTGCGCGACTACCGCTCCACCCCGCAGGTCGTCGACCTCGCCAACCTCGTCATCGCCCGAGGCAAGTCGCCTCACCGGCTGGAGCTGGTCGCGCAGCGTCCCGACGGGCCGCGGCCGGTCTTCGCCGACTACGACGACGAGCCGGCCGAGGCCGCCGGGGTGGCCAGGGCCATCAGGAAGCTGCTCGACAAGGGCGTCCCGGCCCGCGAGATCGCGGTGCTGTTCCGGGTCAACTCGCAGTCCGAGGCGTACGAGGAGGCGCTCGCCAAGGCCGAGATCCCCTACCTGCTGCGCGGCGCGGAGCGCTTCTTCGAACGCCCGGAGGTCCGCCAGGCGGTCGTGCTGCTGCGCGGCGCGGCCCGCTCCGCGGCCGGCGAGCCGCTGGCCTCGGAGGTGCACCACGTCCTCGCGGGCGTCGGCCTCACCCCCTCACCGCCCGGCGGCGGCAAGGCGAGGGAGCGGTGGGAGTCGCTGAAGGCCCTCGCCGACCTCGCCGAGGACATGGCGGCCGAGGGCGCCGACCTGCCCGCGTACGTCGCCGAGCTGGAGCGCCGCGCCTCCGAGCAGCACGCCCCGCCCGTCGAGGGCGTCACGCTGGCCTCGCTGCACGCCGCCAAGGGCCTGGAGTGGGACGCGGTCTTCCTCGTCGGCGTCACCGACGGCATGCTGCCCATCATCTACGCTGAGACCCCCGAGCAGATCGAGGAGGAGCGCCGCCTGCTCTACGTCGGCATCACCCGCGCGCGCGAGCACCTCACCATCTCCTGGGCGCTGGCCCGCGCGCCCGGCGGGCGCAAGAGCCGCCGCCCGTCCCGCTTCCTCGACGGCCTCACCGGCCGGGCCGCGCCGCCCCGCGCGGCCGCCGCGGCGCCCGCCCGCGAGCGCCGCACCGTGGCCGCGCCGGTGAGCTGCCGGGTCTGCGCCAAGACGCTGACCGCCGTGGCCGAGCAGAAGCTGGGCCGCTGCGCCACCTGCCACGCCGACTACGACGAGGAGCTGCTGGAGCGGCTGAAGGTCTGGCGGACGGCGACCGCCAAGGAGGGCAAGATCCCGCCGTACGTCGTCTTCACCGACGTCACGCTGCAGGCCATCGCCGAGCGCGCGCCGACGAGCGAGCAGGAGCTGCTGTCGATCGCGGGCGTCGGCCGGGTCAAGCTCGACCGCTACGGCGAGGCCGTCCTGGCGCTGTGCCGCGGCGCCTGA
- a CDS encoding ThiF family adenylyltransferase, producing MRPRVKPALRRILRDEQTLQYGVHPLRAVLLSGLARPVRQWLECLDGTRDLDRVLDAANAAGLDECRARALLDQLTAQGALHDAATGPEALRDLTLAERDRLRPDLDALDLSCTSPDGGMALLTRRRAARVRVYGAGRVGAQIVALLAAAGVGHIRVIDPGTVRAGHITPGGLSWAEVGMTREEGAAAVARRLTSGGHPPTTPSAAGSAPQQQPGDQPRLSTRQPASTQRPAGSQQPADPQRPITRHHRGSAPQPGTPTWQPSSSGTDMRYLGRPPSQRAAELAARQEAMAPPRKRRDGRYVDGQDLVRPTVEVLAGGTYLGDQSDRPDLVVIAPVTPLDGVLANELIALGIPHLLAAAFEGHGTVGPLVLPGRTACLHCLDLARRDRDPGWPIVTAKVGGYPPGEIACDATLATLVAAEATGHALAHLDGRESAVTNGTMDVTPDWRWKRSSWQRHPQCRCMRNDPYSLRMVMSPHRD from the coding sequence ATGAGGCCCCGTGTGAAGCCCGCCCTCCGGCGCATCCTGCGCGACGAGCAGACCCTCCAGTACGGCGTGCACCCGCTGCGCGCGGTCCTGCTGTCCGGCCTGGCCCGCCCGGTCCGGCAATGGCTGGAGTGCCTTGACGGCACCCGCGACCTGGATCGCGTCCTCGACGCCGCGAACGCCGCCGGGCTCGACGAATGCCGCGCCCGCGCCCTGCTCGACCAGCTCACCGCCCAGGGCGCGCTGCACGACGCCGCGACCGGCCCCGAGGCGCTGCGCGACCTCACCCTGGCCGAACGCGACCGGCTGAGACCCGACCTCGACGCCCTCGACCTGTCCTGCACCTCGCCGGACGGCGGCATGGCCCTGTTGACCCGGCGCCGCGCCGCCCGGGTGCGCGTGTACGGGGCCGGCCGGGTGGGCGCCCAGATCGTCGCGCTGCTCGCGGCGGCCGGCGTGGGCCACATCCGGGTGATCGACCCCGGCACCGTCCGGGCCGGCCACATCACGCCGGGCGGGCTGTCGTGGGCGGAGGTGGGGATGACGCGTGAGGAGGGCGCGGCCGCCGTGGCCCGCCGTCTCACCTCAGGCGGCCACCCACCCACCACCCCCTCCGCAGCGGGCTCCGCCCCGCAACAGCAGCCGGGCGACCAGCCACGCCTCAGCACCCGGCAGCCCGCGAGCACCCAGCGACCGGCGGGCTCCCAGCAGCCCGCCGACCCCCAACGACCGATCACCCGCCACCACCGGGGAAGCGCGCCCCAGCCGGGGACGCCCACGTGGCAGCCGAGCAGCAGCGGCACGGACATGCGTTATCTCGGCCGGCCGCCGAGCCAGCGCGCCGCCGAGCTGGCCGCGCGGCAGGAGGCGATGGCCCCGCCCAGGAAACGACGCGACGGCCGGTACGTCGACGGCCAGGACCTCGTCAGACCGACGGTCGAGGTACTGGCGGGGGGCACGTATCTTGGGGACCAGTCGGATCGTCCGGATCTGGTGGTCATCGCGCCGGTCACGCCTCTGGACGGGGTGCTGGCCAACGAGCTGATCGCGCTGGGCATCCCCCACCTCCTGGCGGCCGCCTTCGAGGGGCACGGGACGGTCGGGCCGCTGGTCCTGCCCGGCAGGACCGCGTGCCTGCACTGCCTCGACCTGGCACGGCGCGACCGCGACCCGGGCTGGCCGATCGTGACCGCGAAGGTGGGCGGCTACCCACCGGGCGAGATCGCCTGCGACGCGACCCTGGCCACCCTGGTCGCGGCCGAAGCGACCGGCCATGCGCTTGCTCATCTCGACGGCAGGGAGTCTGCTGTGACCAACGGCACAATGGATGTAACACCTGATTGGCGCTGGAAGAGAAGCTCCTGGCAGCGGCATCCGCAATGTCGTTGTATGCGAAACGATCCTTATTCGCTAAGAATGGTCATGTCGCCTCACCGCGACTGA
- a CDS encoding mycoredoxin: MALTVYSTTWCGPCKRLKAQLTREGISFEEVDIERDPSAAEFVMSVNNGNQTVPTVVIDTPAGRVVRTNPSALEVKALLGAA; this comes from the coding sequence ATGGCGCTCACGGTCTACAGCACCACCTGGTGCGGCCCCTGCAAGCGGCTCAAGGCCCAGCTCACCCGTGAGGGCATCAGCTTCGAGGAGGTCGACATCGAACGCGACCCCTCGGCCGCCGAGTTCGTGATGAGCGTCAACAACGGCAACCAGACGGTGCCGACCGTGGTGATCGACACGCCCGCCGGCCGCGTGGTGCGCACGAACCCGTCGGCGCTGGAGGTCAAGGCCCTGCTGGGCGCGGCCTGA